The following are encoded together in the Juglans microcarpa x Juglans regia isolate MS1-56 chromosome 2D, Jm3101_v1.0, whole genome shotgun sequence genome:
- the LOC121250888 gene encoding equilibrative nucleotide transporter 8: protein MEGVVVKVPGRDQNKPRDTFKIAYIIHFLLGAGTLLPWNALITAVDYFSYLYPSKHVEKVFSVAYMSSSVLVLVVMLSWSDWNRRLNFRLRMNLGFCMFIISLMVAPIIDWAWCSSCSGSGAPPNGAYSVTVTSVIVCGLADGLVGGTLIGSAGKLPKEFMQAVFAGTASSGVLVSMLRILTKASLPQTPKGLRTSAHFYFIVGTIILLCCIVSCNLLYKLPVMQQLYRLVQDDPLCSRPKFWSVARKILWPVFGVFIIYLVTLSIFPGFIAENLESKFFGDWYPILLIAMYNIADLVGKSLTATYLLNSIGTATWASIARLMFYPLFVACLHGPKLLKTEVPVIILTFMLGLTNGYLTSVFMILAPKSVPVSEAEVSAIVMVVFLGLGLAAGSVLGWFWII, encoded by the exons ATGGAAGGAGTAGTAGTGAAAGTTCCCGGCCGAGATCAAAATAAGCCTAGAGACACTTTCAAGATCGCTTACATAATCCATTTCTTGCTTGGTGCCGGCACTTTGCTTCCTTGGAATGCTTTAATCACTGCTGTCGATTACTTTTCCTATCTATATCCATCTAAGCACGTTGAAAAGGTTTTCTCCGTGGCTTACATGAGTTCTTCGGTGCTAGTTCTGGTTGTTATGTTGAGTTGGAGTGACTGGAATCGGAGGCTGAATTTCAGATTGAGAATGAACTTGGGTTTTTGCATGTTCATCATTTCTCTAATGGTAGCTCCAATTATAGACTGGGCTTGGTGCAGCTCCTGCTCCGGCTCCGGCGCACCACCAAATGGAGCCTACAGCGTGACAGTTACATCTGTCATTGTCTGCGGTTTAGCTGACGGTTTGGTTGGAGGAACCTTGATAGGATCAGCTGGAAAACTTCCAAAAGAGTTTATGCAGGCTGTGTTTGCTGGAACTGCTTCTTCAG GTGTTCTTGTATCTATGTTGAGGATTTTAACAAAGGCATCGCTTCCACAGACTCCAAAGGGTCTTCGAACGAGTGCCCACTTCTATTTTATTGTTGGCACCATCATCCTCCTATGCTGCATAGTTTCTTGCAATCTGTTGTATAAGTTACCAGTCATGCAGCAGCTTTATAGACTTGTTCAAGATGATCCCTTGTGTTCAAGGCCTAAATTTTGGTCCGTTGCAAGAAAAATCCTATGGCCAGTTTTTGGAGTTTTCATCATTTATCTTGTGACTCTGTCCATTTTTCCAGGATTTATAGCAGAAAACCTGGAATCCAAGTTTTTTGGAGATTGGTATCCTATCCTGCTGATCGCCATGTATAATATTGCAGATCTGGTGGGAAAGTCTCTGACTGCAACATATCTTCTGAACAGTATTGGAACGGCTACATGGGCCAGCATTGCCAGGCTTATGTTCTATCCTCTCTTCGTGGCTTGCCTGCATGGACCCAAGTTGCTAAAAACTGAGGTACCGGTGATAATTCTAACGTTTATGCTTGGATTGACCAATGGATATCTTACAAGTGTCTTCATGATCCTCGCTCCAAAGTCTGTGCCGGTTTCAGAAGCAGAAGTTTCTGCAATTGTAATGGTGGTGTTCCTGGGACTTGGTTTAGCAGCTGGTTCAGTTCTTGGCTGGTTCTGGATTATTTAA